The proteins below come from a single Malus sylvestris chromosome 3, drMalSylv7.2, whole genome shotgun sequence genomic window:
- the LOC126614699 gene encoding transcriptional activator HAP3-like, with amino-acid sequence MERMGGGLPRRHANSPNPAKSNNSGDGNAVGNTSNPANATGSTGNNTAQSTHRRVVRVQDQYMPTANVVRIMRRVLPPHAKITEAAKETVQECVSEYIAFITAEANQRSQREQRKTVSAEDIIWAMSKLGFENYADPLNVFLHRYRESENSDRSQFMIREHPLMDYGPAVPSGPAGPQVAMMPPPLLPPFVQEFPLGFDQHGPPMLDPSMIEMFLDGGSSTGAGEGGSSSSFGAEDQNWLGGFDPSAQSK; translated from the exons ATGGAACGTATGGGTGGTGGTCTTCCTCGCAGGCATGCAAATTCACCAAACCCTG CAAAATCCAACAACTCTGGCGACGGCAATGCCGTCGGAAACACCAGCAACCCTGCCAATGCCACCGGCAGTACTGGAAACAACACTGCACAGAGTACCCATCGGCGAGTTGTTCGTGTGCAGGATCAATACATGCCGACAGCCAACGTGGTACGCATAATGCGTCGCGTGCTCCCTCCGCATGCAAAAATAACAGAAGCCGCAAAGGAGACCGTGCAGGAATGTGTGTCTGAGTACATCGCCTTCATAACTGCTGAAGCCAACCAGCGTAGCCAGCGCGAGCAGCGCAAGACCGTCTCTGCCGAGGACATCATCTGGGCCATGAGCAAGCTTGGCTTCGAGAACTACGCCGACCCCCTCAACGTTTTCCTCCATCGCTACCGGGAGTCTGAGAATTCAGACCGCTCTCAGTTTATGATCAGGGAGCATCCGCTAATGGACTATGGCCCTGCTGTGCCTTCTGGACCTGCTGGACCCCAGGTTGCGATGATGCCTCCCCCACTGCTACCGCCTTTTGTGCAGGAGTTTCCTCTAGGTTTCGACCAGCATGGCCCTCCGATGCTTGACCCTTCGATGATTGAGATGTTTTTGGATGGTGGTTCCTCCACTGGTGCTGGTGAAGGCGGGTCATCGTCGTCTTTTGGGGCTGAGGACCAGAACTGGCTGGGGGGATTTGATCCGTCGGCTCAGTCTAAGTGA
- the LOC126614697 gene encoding uncharacterized protein LOC126614697: MYEGAKTAVRTHEGQTESFPITVGLHQGSSLSPYLFALVMDELTGHIQDDIPWCMLFADDIVLIDETQEGVNAKLDLWREELESKGLRLSRSKTEYMECKFSANGSQNELGVRIGDQEIPKSDRFRYLGSILQKNGELDGDLNHRIQAGWMKWKSASGVLCDRRMPLKLKGKFYRTAIRPAMLYGTECWAVKHQHVHKMGVAEMRMLRWMCGHTRKDKIRNEDIRGKVGVAEIEGKMRENRLRWFGHVQRRPTDAPIRRCDYGTEVKGRRGRGRPRKTLEETLRKDLEYLDLTEDMTQNRAQWRSRIHIADPT; the protein is encoded by the exons atgtatgaaggagcaaagactgccgtaagaactcatgaaggacaaactgaaagctttcccataactgtaggattacatcaaggctcatccttaagtccttatctttttgcgttggtaatggatgagttaacaggacatattcaagatgatattccttggtgtatgcttttcgcagacgatatagtgttgatagatgaaactcaggaaggggtaaatgcaaagcttgacctttggagagaagagttggaatctaaaggtcttcgcctaagccgatcaaagacagaatatatggagtgcaagttcagtgcaaatggaagtcaaaacgagttaggggtgaggatcggagatcaagaaataccaaagagtgaccgttttcgttacctaggatctatcttgcaaaagaacggagaattagatggagatctcaaccatagaatacaagctggatggatgaagtggaagagtgcatccggcgtgttgtgtgaccgccgtatgccactgaagctcaagggaaaattttataggacggcaataaggccggcgatgctgtatggcacagaatgttgggcggtgaagcatcaacacgtacacaaaatgggtgtagcggagatgaggatgcttcgttggatgtgtgggcacacgagaaaggataagattaggaatgaggatatccggggtaaagtaggagtagccgaaattgaaggaaagatgagagaaaatcggttacggtggtttggacatgtgcaaagaaggcctactgacgctccgattagaagatgcgactatgggacagag gttaagggccgaaggggtagaggaagacctaggaaaactttggaagagactctaagaaaagacttagagtacttggatctaacggaggacatgacacaaaaccgagcgcaatggcgttctaggattcatatagccgaccccacttag